The genomic DNA CTGGACCTGGACGGCGCAAGTCTTCTTCACCCTCCACACCTTGACCTTCCTTATGAAGATCCACTCCTACGCATTCTACAACGGACATCTGAGCGATATCGagcgtcgtctgttcctacTCGATAACCCCAAGTCCACTCTGACGGACGGTGTGGACCAATACCCTCATGTCCACCAGCCCTCGCAGAGGCACACTCACAAGCGATCAGGATCGATCCCAGAGTTGCGTGAAGACTTGGCTATGGAACTCACCTCGCCTCTGGGCAGCGTCACATACCCTCAGAACCTGACCTTCGCCAACTACCTCGACTACATGTTCTGCCCCACACTCTGCTACGAGCTAGAATATCCCCGCAACCCCCGCCTCCGATGGTCAGAACTAGCATTCAAAACGGCAGCCGTGTTCGGATGCATCTTTCTGCTCACGCACACGAGCGAGGAGTTCATTGTTCCGGTACTCAGCGAAGCCAACGCAAACTTGCAGCTGGTTGAGAGCATCCCGGAGAAAGGCCTAGTCCTTGCGGAGACGATCAGCATGCTCTTGTTCCCCTTCATGATCACCTTCTTGCTTGTGTTCCTGGTTATCTTTGAGTACTTGCTCGGTGCATTCGCGGAGATTACCCGGTTCGCAGACCGTCACTTCTACTCTGACTGGTGGAATTCATGTGACTGGTAAGCCACCTCGACTCACCTATCCTATCCACGGCGCAGCTTTATTAACCATAATGCAGGCTTGAATTCTCCCGTGAATGGAACGTCCCCGTACACAActtcctccgccgccacgTCTACTACCCATCGCGTTCGCACTTCTCCCAACCCGTCTCCATGATCATAACCTTCCTAGTCAGCTCCATCGCCCACGAGCTAGTAATGAGCTGCATCACGAAGAAACTGCGCGGCTACGGATTCCTGGCTATGATGCTTCAATTGCCCATCGTGACTGTGCAGAAGTCGAAGTATTTCCGGGGGAAGACTACTCTTAACGTAAGTAATCTCTTTAGGGATCTGGTTCGGATGGTTGCTAATGTTCTCCCAGAATACGTTCTTCTGGTTCTCGATGATCCTGGGTCTTTCGATGATGTGTGCGTTGTATGTGTTGGTTTAGGCTGAGTGCTTAAGAGGtagttttcttttctttttcttttttttttctctgtCTGCTTTCTTCATTATTCAGTTGTGTATTATCTcgtgttattattattgcaCATTGTGCTATATACCCCTTTCTGAGTCATATTTAACATTTGATTCGTTTGCTTTGAGACTTGTATTTTCTTTATTTCATGTTCGCTTGTTCACATGTTTCCTTTAACTACAGTACGAGCATTTCCCCTTATCAGAAGTTAGTCATTCAATTCAGTGAGTCTCTGATGAACAGAGAACTATAGCAAGTTCCAATCTAAGGGTGTATGCATCGGCGACTATCCGTCGATATACCTCGAACCAGACATTCTATAGTGTGCTTTCCAACCAAAACCCAAGAACGAGGTCATACTCTTAATAATAAACGCAACGGACATCATCAAATACCATCTCATGAGAGTCAAAAGCAGAAACCAAGGAACCAAAGAAAACCAGTTACCAAAGACCACCGAACGACCGTACCATGCAATCCAATAATCTAAGCAAATCAATCCCAATGAATCAAGCATGTTCAATAGGCTCCTCAGGTAGCACTAAAGCCTGTCTCTCCGATACGTTCCGCGGAAGACATGCTTTGAGAGGGGGCCGGACAATGTCGTTGAACAAGAAAGTGCCGTAGACCAGCAAGGCGAATCCCGCGACCTGGAGCCATTTGAATGACTCCCAGCCCAGACCCAAGGAGACGAGCCAGATGAATAGGGTACGGCAGGTGTCGATCGTGCTACGGGAGGTGGCGGATACAGTACGGGTTACGGAGAGACCGAAGAAGTTGAAACCACTGTAGAGAGAGTTAGCTTGGTATCCTGTGTTAGAGGGCATGGTGACGTACAAAATACTCAGCATAATGAAGAGACTGGATAAGGCGACATTGCGGTTAGAGAAGACTTCATGCCAGCCTTCCTTCGCATCAAAGTATCCGTAGCGGCCCGCTGGCGTGCGCCCCACGGCCAGGTACAAGATGATTGATGCAAAGACCGTGACGGAGAATCCAAAGATGCCCTCCCAACCAACAACCTCGAGCGGGTCCATGGCATAGTTTTCTAAAATCCATTCTTCCAAAACGAACTGCGATGCAGTAAAGATCTGAGCAGCAGCGATAAGCAAAACACCAATGACTGCTTTAACCGTCTCAGGGGTCTGTGCGACAGCGCGGGCCTGCATCAATGCATGCAAAACAGTAGCGGTGGCATCCTCCTGAGGTACATCATGTGCGTCGTCACCGAACAGCGCACCCGCAAGACCAACCAGCGCAACACCGAGGACGACCACGACCAGCGCAGTCCATTGGTACAGATACAACTTCCGACGGAGAAAGACTACACTGAAAAGTCCAACGAAGAGCACCAACGCCCCACGAGTCATCTGGTAGATACTAGCGGCAACAAAAAGCAGACCGACATTCATGAGCGTCGTACCCGCGATGTCACAGCATGCCGGCGCGGCGAGCAGAAAGATCTTAGCGCCCTTGAGTTTCACCCGCCCTTCCTCATCCACGTCAGATGGTTTAGGGAGACGGGGAGCGCCATCGACATTATTAATCGTAttgtcttcgtcatcgtaCCGGTCATCCGTGTCAACGGGGTTGTATCCACCGACAAGAAGGGGCGATGCTCCGTTAGATAAACGTGGAGCTAGATATTGACGGTATACGTAGAAGCCAAAGACGAAGATCCAGCTACCCGACTCTCCGATAAACATCTGGATCCTATTGCAGCACATCATATCGTCAGCGCGACACCCAGTATAGTACAGAGGTAACTCGATGAGAACTCACGTCTGGATAACCGGCTGCTCAAAGGTCTTGCGTTCTCTAGGATCCAGCGAGTCACAATTCCGAACACATTGCATATCCTTTATTGATCATACCATGTTAGCAAGACTAAGTGATATGGGGGCCGAAGGTAGACGGCGGTCTGGAGACCAACCTGGAATTTGTTCAGAATAGTATTGCAAACCCCGGTCACGAGCATCATCGTGACCAGGAATGGGATGACTAGATGGTCTCTAGCCATTTTGGGTGATATATAAATAAGGTATGATTTCAAAAAGCGTCGTGGTAGGGAACTTTGAGCCGACCAAGCTAGGTCGTACGTAGCTGACCTTCGGGTGCAAGCTGATTCGGTATTTCTTTCTTAATCCAAGACAAGTGTTATTGTTAACCAAAATGAAAGTAAGCTGCTTATTGACCACCCATGCCGgacaaagaaagcaatgAATGGATGGGTGgatgaggagaggagagataGAGGAGAGGATGGCACAAGGCACGGAGATGATCACGAGAGGCGCACTTGGGGACCTTATCAGCTGCATCTGATATCATTGCCTGATCGGGTTTAGCGTCCGGCGATGGCCATACGGTCATGGGGAGGACCGTAATGGTACCCGTACATACAGTACAATATCAGAAACTACTAAGAAACACTGTTGTTCGCTTTGGAAACGCTTCATGTTCTAATCAAAACCCCGGGAAGAAATGACCAGTTGCCCAGTCATATCCTGCAAACAAACATAATGTACACGAACATTCATATTTACGCCAAAAAGAAACTCAAACAAACCACGCGCCATCTGCTTTGCTTTGAAATCATTAAACCCTCGTAAATAAGTGAAGGagatgaaaaaaaaaatgaaataATGGAAAGTAttagaaaagaagaaaatgatGCGCCATCAATTTACATGGCATAGATGGCTATCCCCGGATCATCATTAAAATCAGCCTCCTTCCGATCAATGGATTGCCAATCGAAATCACTGGGCTCATTGAGCATGAAACCGTCGTCAAACCGGCTAGGCAAGTAAACCCAGTCCGCTGGGATCCAGTTCTCATCCGGATCGCTTCCAATTTTAACGTTCATCTCCTCGTCCTTGGAGAGTTCGCCATCCTTCGGGGTTTGTGTGCCGGCACCTGTCTCCACCGACTCCGGCGTATCCTTGGACTGAGCAGTGGTGAACATTTCCGAGTTGAGGAACTCATCCATCGGATCGACTCCTAGCCCGGGCAATCCCTCATTGCCAAAGTCCATGAATGCATCGTGGATGGCCTCAAGAGAAATCGTACTGTCCGCCCAGGGATCCTTGGCTGTTGCCTCCACGCCGGATGGTTCAActttagcagcttctttctTGGCTTCCTTGCTGACAGTTGATTTCatggcggcagcagcggcagcggctGGCACCTTACCTGAAGACGGTCGAGGAGTCATCTGTTGATTCGATGCAGGTGACGCGGACTTGAGACCGATATGGCTGGGCACACGGCCCATAGGAGTTGTGCCAGTAGTGACCGGTGTGACACCCTCAGGTTTCACTTCTTGCTTGCCAGATGCCGTCGTAGCTTCCGCAGTAACACCCTTCTTAGGTTCCGGCTTCTCTTCTTTGACCAAGCTACCCCGCATGCTTTCGATAGCAAACTCGAGTGGATCCTCGATATTCTGCTCGGCTTTGTGGTTTTCTTCAATGTGCTTGTCTAATGCGGATTGGGACGCGAAGCCGTGGTAATGATGCTGACATTCGGGGACACTGCATTTGAAGGCCGCTGAAGCCGTAGGTTTGCCCGTTGGCGTCTTTGAGCTTGCAGTTCCGGGAGTTGGAGCTTGCCCAGGAGTAACACCAGCGTGTGAATGCTTTCGTCTCTTTGCGGGAGGAAGCTTCAACTTCTCGGGGGGCATGCTGCCAGGACCGTAGGCGTGAGGAACCCCTTGAGGAGATGGCGCCCCAAATGGAGCCGGTGGTACGCCAGGAGCGATTCCTGACGCAGCCTGGCTCGAAGCCCGCCGTGCCCGCTGGAGTGCTTCCTCTTGTTGTTGAAGTTGTTGCAGGTTGCTCGCATTCAGAGCTGGCATATTGTTTTGGTTGGCTGGTGGTACCGTCGGAGCCGGACCCTGAGGCATATTCGGCCGCATACCTGCAGGC from Aspergillus chevalieri M1 DNA, chromosome 1, nearly complete sequence includes the following:
- a CDS encoding putative sterol o-acyltransferase (APE2) (COG:I;~EggNog:ENOG410PH83;~InterPro:IPR014371,IPR004299;~PFAM:PF03062;~TransMembrane:9 (i93-113o125-150i170-188o194-217i318-336o368-391i441-458o470-487i499-521o);~go_function: GO:0008374 - O-acyltransferase activity [Evidence IEA]) yields the protein MSTAVEQKDGHLIARPRVVASKDDDTLTPVDQTTSNASDRSTPVPEDAPPSAHSISTARAQVRARRRLFYTIDYVPRVSHFDPRSDYHNFRGFFALFWIALAIMVFTTVLRNIKDTGFPLRVRVWSILSANVCELGLSDLAMVVTSGLVLPLQKVFRSRGWLRWRRGGMAIQSLFEAAWLFLWINWPFMRRWTWTAQVFFTLHTLTFLMKIHSYAFYNGHLSDIERRLFLLDNPKSTLTDGVDQYPHVHQPSQRHTHKRSGSIPELREDLAMELTSPLGSVTYPQNLTFANYLDYMFCPTLCYELEYPRNPRLRWSELAFKTAAVFGCIFLLTHTSEEFIVPVLSEANANLQLVESIPEKGLVLAETISMLLFPFMITFLLVFLVIFEYLLGAFAEITRFADRHFYSDWWNSCDWLEFSREWNVPVHNFLRRHVYYPSRSHFSQPVSMIITFLVSSIAHELVMSCITKKLRGYGFLAMMLQLPIVTVQKSKYFRGKTTLNNTFFWFSMILGLSMMCALYVLV
- a CDS encoding putative nucleotide-sugar transporter (COG:G;~EggNog:ENOG410PKEW;~InterPro:IPR012404,IPR007271;~SECRETED:SignalP(1-22);~TransMembrane:9 (o6-25i139-164o170-187i194-216o251-271i292-309o335-354i366-385o391-410i);~go_component: GO:0000139 - Golgi membrane [Evidence IEA];~go_component: GO:0016021 - integral component of membrane [Evidence IEA];~go_function: GO:0015165 - pyrimidine nucleotide-sugar transmembrane transporter activity [Evidence IEA];~go_process: GO:0090481 - pyrimidine nucleotide-sugar transmembrane transport [Evidence IEA]), translated to MARDHLVIPFLVTMMLVTGVCNTILNKFQDMQCVRNCDSLDPRERKTFEQPVIQTIQMFIGESGSWIFVFGFYVYRQYLAPRLSNGASPLLVGGYNPVDTDDRYDDEDNTINNVDGAPRLPKPSDVDEEGRVKLKGAKIFLLAAPACCDIAGTTLMNVGLLFVAASIYQMTRGALVLFVGLFSVVFLRRKLYLYQWTALVVVVLGVALVGLAGALFGDDAHDVPQEDATATVLHALMQARAVAQTPETVKAVIGVLLIAAAQIFTASQFVLEEWILENYAMDPLEVVGWEGIFGFSVTVFASIILYLAVGRTPAGRYGYFDAKEGWHEVFSNRNVALSSLFIMLSIFGFNFFGLSVTRTVSATSRSTIDTCRTLFIWLVSLGLGWESFKWLQVAGFALLVYGTFLFNDIVRPPLKACLPRNVSERQALVLPEEPIEHA